Proteins from a genomic interval of Gossypium hirsutum isolate 1008001.06 chromosome A09, Gossypium_hirsutum_v2.1, whole genome shotgun sequence:
- the LOC107930279 gene encoding molybdate-anion transporter, whose protein sequence is MELFYFMVFGALSAVVAALELSKNSKDRINTSPAFNSFKNNYLVVYSLMMAGDWLQGPYVYYLYSTYGFGKGDIGQLFIAGFGSSMLFGTIVGSLADKQGRKRACITYCITYILSCITKHSPEYRILMIGRVLGGIATSLLFSAFESWLVAEHNKRGFEQQWLSLTFSKAIFLGNGLIAILSGLFGNLLVDSLSLGPVAPFDAAACFLAIGMAIIFSSWTENFGDPSENKDLLTQFRGAAIAIASDEKIALLGAIQSLFEGSMYTFVFLWTPALSPNDEEIPHGFIFATFMLASMLGSSLASRLMARSAPRVESYMQIVFVISSASLLLPIITNFLVAPSKVKGGSISFAGCLQLLGFCTFEACVGIFWPSIMKMRSQYIPEEARSTIMNFFRIPLNIFVCIVLYNVDAFPITIMFGMCSIFLFVASILQRQLMAISDKPKMESWTAMDPEAEPLND, encoded by the exons ATGGAGCTGTTTTACTTCATGGTGTTCGGGGCATTGTCAGCGGTGGTGGCAGCATTAGAGCTAAGCAAGAACAGCAAGGATCGAATCAACACATCCCCggctttcaattccttcaagaACAATTACCTTGTTGTTTACTCTCTCATGATGG CTGGAGATTGGCTGCAGGGTCCATATGTTTACTATCTTTACAGTACATATGGCTTTGGAAAAGGGGACATTGGACAGCTTTTTATTGCTGGTTTTGGATCCTCCATGTTGTTTGGGACAATTGTTGGATCTCTAGCTGACAAACA GGGCCGGAAGAGAGCATGTATTACTTACTGCATAACTTACATACTTAGCTGCATCACCAAGCATTCTCCCGAATACAGAATTTTGATGATAGGTCGAGTTTTGGGAGGTATCGCTACCTCTCTTCTGTTTTCAGCATTTGAGTCATGGCTTGTTGCTGAACATAATAAG AGGGGCTTTGAGCAACAATGGTTGTCACTAACATTTTCAAAGGCAATATTTCTTGGGAACGGTCTAATTGCTATTTTGTCTGGGTTGTTTGGGAACCTACTTGTTGATTCATTATCCCTTGGACCTGTGGCTCCTTTTGATGCTGCTGCATGCTTTCTTGCTATTGGGATGGCCATTATTTTTTCATCATGGACTGAAAATTTTGGAGACCCTTCAGAAAATAAAGACCTGCTTACCCAGTTCAGGGGCGCTGCTATAGCAATTGCTTCTG ATGAAAAAATTGCTTTGCTGGGTGCCATCCAGTCTCTGTTTGAAGGTTCAATGTACACCTTTGTGTTCCTTTGGACCCCTGCCTTGAGCCCCAATGATGAGGAGATTCCTCATGGTTTTATTTTTGCCACGTTCATGTTGGCTTCAATGTTGGGAAGCTCCCTTGCCTCTCGATTGATGGCTCGCTCTGCACCCAGGGTAGAAAGCTACATGCAGATTGTTTTTGTGATTTCCTCTGCCTCTCTCCTGCTTCCCATTATAACCAAT TTCTTGGTAGCACCTTCTAAAGTGAAAGGCGGAAGCATCTCGTTTGCAGGTTGTCTCCAACTTCTCGGCTTCTGTACTTTCGAGGCTTGTGTAGGGATATTCTGGCCGTCCATTATGAAAATGAGATCCCAATACATCCCAGAGGAGGCTAGGAGCACGATTATGAACTTTTTCCGTATTCCACTCAATATCTTTGTCTGCATCGTGCTGTATAAT GTTGACGCATTTCCCATCACCATTATGTTTGGTATGTGCTCGATTTTCCTCTTCGTGGCATCTATCTTGCAAAGACAGCTGATGGCAATTTCCGACAAACCAA AGATGGAAAGTTGGACAGCAATGGACCCTGAGGCCGAGCCATTGAATGATTGA
- the LOC107930185 gene encoding vacuolar protein sorting-associated protein 26A isoform X1: protein MNFLIEAFKPACSISIKFSDGKTRKRVPIKRENGQTLLAPLFRNQENIAGKITIEPHQGKRIEHNGVKVELLGQIEMYLDRGNFYDFTSLVRELDVPGDIYERTTYPFEFSMVEMPYETYNGVNVRLRYVLKVTVSRNYGGSIIEYLNFLVHNYSPPPSINTSIKMEVGIEDCLHIEFEYNKSKYHLKDVIIGKIYYFLVKIKIKTMDIEIRRRESTVTGATNHVETETLAKFELMDGAPVRGESIPVRLFLSPYELTPTHRNINNKFSVKYYLNLVLVDEEGLRYFKQQQITIYRLPLQDT from the exons ATG aaTTTCCTGATTGAAGCTTTCAAGCCTGCATGTTCTATCTCCATCAAATTTTCCGATGGAAAAACCCGCAAACGG GTCCCAATTAAAAGGGAAAATGGCCAAACGCTTTTGGCGCCGCTTTTCCGAAATCAAGAAAATATTGCTGGGAAG ATTACCATAGAACCACATCAAGGGAAGAGAATTGAACATAATGGTGTGAAAGTTGAGCTCCTTGGCCAAATAG AGATGTATCTTGACAGAGGCAACTTTTATGACTTTACCTCTCTTG TACGTGAATTGGATGTTCCTGGAGATATATACGAGAGAACAACGTACCCATTTGAATTTTCTATGGTTGAAATGCCATATGAAACTTATAATGGTGTGAATGTGCGGCTTAG GTATGTCTTGAAAGTAACAGTTAGTCGTAATTATGGTGGAAGCATAATCGAATACCTGAACTTCTTG GTTCACAATTATTCTCCACCTCCATCAATCAACACTAGCATCAAG ATGGAAGTTGGAATTGAAGATTGCCTGCACATTGAATTTGAGTACAATAAAAGCAA GTATCATCTGAAAGATGTAATTATAGGGAAGATATATTATTTTCTGGTGAAGATAAAGATTAAGACTATGGATATTGAGATCAGGCGGCGAGAGTCAACAGTAACAGGAGCCACTAACCATGTTGAGACTGAAACACTAGCTAAATTTGAGTTGATGGATGGTGCTCCTGTCAGAG GTGAATCAATTCCAGTGAGGCTGTTTCTTAGTCCATATGAACTGACGCCAACACATCGCAACATTAACAACAAATTCAGTGTGAAGTACTACTTGAATCTTGTGCTGGTAGATGAGGAGGGTCTCCGCTATTTCAAACAGCAGCAAATCACTATCTACAGGCTGCCCTTGCAGGATACCTGA
- the LOC107930185 gene encoding vacuolar protein sorting-associated protein 26A isoform X2 codes for MEKPANGSQLKGKMAKRFWRRFSEIKKILLGSHLQITIEPHQGKRIEHNGVKVELLGQIEMYLDRGNFYDFTSLVRELDVPGDIYERTTYPFEFSMVEMPYETYNGVNVRLRYVLKVTVSRNYGGSIIEYLNFLVHNYSPPPSINTSIKMEVGIEDCLHIEFEYNKSKYHLKDVIIGKIYYFLVKIKIKTMDIEIRRRESTVTGATNHVETETLAKFELMDGAPVRGESIPVRLFLSPYELTPTHRNINNKFSVKYYLNLVLVDEEGLRYFKQQQITIYRLPLQDT; via the exons ATGGAAAAACCCGCAAACGG GTCCCAATTAAAAGGGAAAATGGCCAAACGCTTTTGGCGCCGCTTTTCCGAAATCAAGAAAATATTGCTGGGAAG CCACCTTCAGATTACCATAGAACCACATCAAGGGAAGAGAATTGAACATAATGGTGTGAAAGTTGAGCTCCTTGGCCAAATAG AGATGTATCTTGACAGAGGCAACTTTTATGACTTTACCTCTCTTG TACGTGAATTGGATGTTCCTGGAGATATATACGAGAGAACAACGTACCCATTTGAATTTTCTATGGTTGAAATGCCATATGAAACTTATAATGGTGTGAATGTGCGGCTTAG GTATGTCTTGAAAGTAACAGTTAGTCGTAATTATGGTGGAAGCATAATCGAATACCTGAACTTCTTG GTTCACAATTATTCTCCACCTCCATCAATCAACACTAGCATCAAG ATGGAAGTTGGAATTGAAGATTGCCTGCACATTGAATTTGAGTACAATAAAAGCAA GTATCATCTGAAAGATGTAATTATAGGGAAGATATATTATTTTCTGGTGAAGATAAAGATTAAGACTATGGATATTGAGATCAGGCGGCGAGAGTCAACAGTAACAGGAGCCACTAACCATGTTGAGACTGAAACACTAGCTAAATTTGAGTTGATGGATGGTGCTCCTGTCAGAG GTGAATCAATTCCAGTGAGGCTGTTTCTTAGTCCATATGAACTGACGCCAACACATCGCAACATTAACAACAAATTCAGTGTGAAGTACTACTTGAATCTTGTGCTGGTAGATGAGGAGGGTCTCCGCTATTTCAAACAGCAGCAAATCACTATCTACAGGCTGCCCTTGCAGGATACCTGA